The Vicia villosa cultivar HV-30 ecotype Madison, WI linkage group LG1, Vvil1.0, whole genome shotgun sequence genome includes a region encoding these proteins:
- the LOC131598396 gene encoding uncharacterized protein LOC131598396 yields the protein MPGRPKKRRNLEQGELDGTDRKMRRTGFIVKCSRCKKQGHNKLTCKVPSTTAQAAPSQAAPSQTTSVQVSQAAPSAPSQSSQAAPSQSSQAAPSQSSQAQKTTPKSAKKTTPKAKKLAVRRPNAPFIPPGPTTRLTAAKTAIGPTTRRTTPTKRATPKWKP from the coding sequence ATGCCAGGAAGACccaaaaaaaggaggaatttggaacAAGGTGAACTGGATGGCACAGATAGAAAGATGAGAAGAACTGGCTTCATTGTGAAGTGCagtagatgcaagaaacaaggacACAACAAACTTACTTGCAAGGTACCATCAACTACTGCACAAGCAGCTCCATCACAAGCAGCTCCATCTCAGACTACTTCTGTACAAGTATCCCAAGCAGCTCCTTCAGCTCCATCACAGTCATCTCAAGCAGCTCCTTCACAATCATCTCAAGCAGCTCCATCACAATCATCCCAAGCTCAGAAGACTACTCCAAAATCAGCCAAGAAGACTACTCCTAAAGCAAAGAAGTTGGCAGTTAGAAGGCCAAATGCCCCTTTTATCCCACCTGGTCCAACCACAAGGCTGACTGCTGCAAAAACAGCTATAGgtccaacaacaaggaggacaacacCTACTAAAAGGGCCACACCAAAATGGAAACCATAG
- the LOC131598386 gene encoding uncharacterized protein LOC131598386, translating to MNKKHFHGGTRMALNPHNSIVIRIPDTKVLRVLSRSLFLFMILVTLPFLGNILNRLSFTSSSHSCVVSKIETSFGSYNFEVLNLILHDMGEKGIYKKDSKALIVSPYNGFGFEGIDVVIMDSDYGRKSLFLDESYDFVFTSNSSDVEFVDRIVKIGGIVVMLNSLRDKPSSCGFREQLHYRVVYLRSYGSSMIVALRKTSSAIKQQYGNGT from the coding sequence ATGAATAAGAAGCATTTTCATGGCGGAACAAGAATGGCTTTGAATCCTCATAATTCTATTGTTATCAGGATTCCTGATACTAAGGTTTTACGTGTTTTGTCTCGATCATTGTTCTTGTTTATGATTCTTGTCACATTGCCTTTCCTAGGAAACATTCTTAATCGATTGTCTTTCACCTCGAGTTCACATTCATGTGTTGTTTCCAAAATTGAAACGTCGTTTGGTTCTTACAATTTTGAGGTATTGAATTTGATTCTTCATGATATGGGTGAGAAAGGAATCTACAAAAAGGATTCTAAGGCTCTCATTGTGAGTCCTTACAATGGCTTTGGATTTGAGGGCATTGATGTGGTAATCATGGATagtgattatggaagaaagagttTGTTCCTTGATGAGTCTTATGATTTTGTCTTTACATCAAATTCTAGTGATGTTGAATTTGTTGATCGGATTGTGAAAATTGGTGGGATTGTGGTGATGCTGAATTCTTTGAGAGATAAACCATCAAGTTGTGGTTTTAGAGAGCAATTACATTATAGAGTTGTTTACCTTAGAAGTTATGGAAGTTCTATGATTGTAGCATTGAGGAAAACTAGCTCGGCAATTAAACAGCAATATGGAAATGGAACATGa